From a region of the Listeria monocytogenes ATCC 19117 genome:
- a CDS encoding 2-hydroxyacid dehydrogenase family protein, whose amino-acid sequence MTASVFVAGKLLPETMEALSKWDVKAFSGEENITEAELIKNVTEVDAIICPLSSPISAKVLESAKNLKIVANIGAGFDNIDVKKAQELGIAVTNTPDVSTEATAELTLGLILDVARRISEGDRLCRETPEQFKGWAPTFFLGTELSGKTLGIIGLGRIGQAVAKRAAAFGMKIIYSGHHPKEAAKEWNAEFVSQEELLKRSDVVTIHAAYSPSLKYLLNETTLKTMKSSAFLINAARGPVVEEAALIKALEAGVIAGAALDVFEFEPKIGEDLAKLDNVVLTPHIGNATVETRTAMGKIAIANVEAVLAGKAPLHSVY is encoded by the coding sequence ATGACAGCGAGCGTATTTGTGGCAGGAAAATTACTACCAGAAACGATGGAAGCTCTTAGCAAATGGGACGTTAAAGCTTTTTCAGGTGAGGAAAATATTACAGAAGCAGAGTTAATAAAAAATGTAACGGAAGTGGATGCGATTATTTGCCCGCTTTCTTCCCCAATTTCGGCAAAAGTATTGGAATCGGCAAAAAATCTTAAAATCGTGGCGAATATTGGTGCCGGTTTTGACAATATCGATGTAAAAAAAGCGCAAGAATTGGGCATTGCAGTGACCAATACGCCAGATGTGTCAACGGAAGCAACGGCGGAACTAACGCTTGGATTGATTTTGGACGTAGCACGGAGAATTTCAGAAGGCGACCGATTATGCCGCGAAACACCCGAGCAATTCAAAGGCTGGGCACCAACGTTCTTTTTAGGTACTGAATTAAGTGGCAAAACGCTCGGAATTATTGGATTAGGAAGAATCGGACAAGCTGTTGCAAAACGTGCGGCTGCTTTTGGAATGAAAATTATTTATTCTGGGCACCATCCGAAAGAAGCAGCGAAAGAGTGGAATGCAGAGTTTGTGAGTCAGGAAGAATTATTGAAGCGCAGCGATGTTGTAACAATCCATGCGGCATACAGTCCCAGCTTGAAGTATCTGTTGAACGAAACAACACTGAAAACGATGAAATCAAGTGCCTTTTTGATCAATGCTGCTCGCGGTCCTGTTGTAGAGGAAGCTGCACTGATTAAGGCATTAGAAGCAGGCGTTATCGCCGGCGCTGCGCTGGATGTGTTTGAGTTCGAGCCTAAGATTGGCGAGGATTTGGCTAAACTGGATAATGTCGTATTAACACCCCATATCGGAAACGCAACTGTGGAAACACGCACAGCAATGGGCAAAATAGCCATTGCAAATGTTGAAGCTGTCTTAGCAGGAAAAGCACCACTACATTCTGTTTATTAA
- a CDS encoding Crp/Fnr family transcriptional regulator — MKYIDYHDYMHKDAIIYAYLQNNFPYIRKRIKAWESFTLDREDILLVKSGAIFEEISGKKKGIARCFFSKSLIFPTRNQIVLKAFETSEICFINAETAFGKLEKDQILSNFFLQIAEKNEEDMRRQAFLGTENSKNKIISTLNFLLENNKSNNKTPIFPEWLQINVLAQLANCSISTISSTVNELHAEGILDIKSSPWKLKGREKRIEILENEHQKIKLNERKHKSNVF, encoded by the coding sequence ATGAAGTATATCGATTACCATGATTATATGCATAAAGACGCGATAATATATGCTTATCTCCAAAATAATTTTCCGTATATCCGCAAACGAATAAAGGCGTGGGAAAGTTTTACGCTAGATCGAGAAGATATTCTATTGGTGAAAAGTGGCGCAATATTTGAAGAAATTAGTGGGAAGAAAAAAGGCATAGCACGATGCTTTTTTTCGAAAAGTTTAATTTTTCCTACTAGAAATCAAATAGTATTGAAAGCTTTCGAAACTTCAGAAATTTGTTTTATCAATGCTGAAACAGCTTTTGGGAAATTAGAAAAAGATCAGATTTTATCCAATTTTTTTCTACAGATTGCGGAGAAAAACGAAGAAGACATGCGAAGACAAGCATTTCTTGGGACAGAGAACTCAAAAAATAAAATTATTTCAACGCTCAACTTCTTGCTAGAAAATAATAAATCTAATAATAAAACACCCATCTTTCCTGAATGGCTTCAAATAAATGTTTTGGCACAGTTAGCGAATTGTTCCATCTCTACCATTTCTTCTACTGTAAACGAATTACATGCGGAAGGAATATTAGATATAAAATCTTCGCCCTGGAAACTTAAAGGCAGAGAAAAGAGGATAGAAATTCTTGAAAATGAGCACCAGAAAATAAAGCTTAATGAAAGAAAGCATAAGAGTAATGTTTTCTAA
- a CDS encoding aldo/keto reductase: MKKRQLGNTGLVTSELGFGCMGLNYHRGPAKDRKEMIEVVRTAMDAGITMFDTAEVYGPYTNEELVGEALVGKRNHVQIATKGGFKINGLNNEVDSRPESIKAAVEGSLKRLKTDYIDLYYIHRIDPSIPIEEVAGTIQNLKQEGKILHWGLSEASAKTIRRAHKVEPLAAVESEYSIWWREAEKEIFPVLEELGIGLVAYSPLGRGYLTGKLDINASFNENDNRGGLPRFQKEAMEANQVLLDFMKEIADEQNVTTAQLAIAWILDQKPWIVPIPGTTKQSRIKENIASTDIRFDDGARQKIADALSQIEIVGDRYSAAENKRIGK; encoded by the coding sequence ATGAAAAAGAGACAATTAGGAAACACTGGTTTAGTAACTTCAGAGCTTGGATTCGGCTGTATGGGACTCAATTATCACCGGGGACCTGCGAAAGATAGAAAAGAAATGATTGAAGTCGTACGCACTGCAATGGATGCAGGGATTACGATGTTCGATACTGCTGAAGTGTACGGACCTTATACTAATGAAGAACTTGTCGGAGAAGCTTTAGTTGGCAAAAGAAACCATGTTCAAATTGCAACAAAAGGTGGTTTTAAAATTAATGGTTTAAATAACGAAGTCGATAGCCGTCCAGAAAGCATCAAGGCCGCGGTTGAAGGCTCTCTCAAACGGCTAAAAACGGATTACATTGATTTATATTACATTCATAGAATTGACCCCTCTATCCCAATTGAAGAGGTTGCCGGAACCATTCAGAATTTAAAACAAGAAGGAAAAATTCTACACTGGGGACTTTCCGAAGCCAGCGCAAAGACAATACGCCGTGCTCATAAAGTAGAGCCACTAGCTGCTGTTGAAAGTGAGTATTCCATCTGGTGGCGAGAAGCTGAAAAAGAAATATTTCCGGTTTTAGAAGAACTTGGCATCGGGCTTGTCGCATACAGCCCACTAGGTCGCGGTTATTTAACTGGCAAATTGGATATAAATGCTAGCTTCAATGAAAACGACAACCGCGGTGGCTTACCAAGATTCCAAAAAGAAGCCATGGAAGCCAACCAAGTACTACTCGATTTTATGAAAGAAATAGCCGACGAGCAAAATGTCACAACGGCACAACTCGCCATCGCTTGGATACTTGACCAAAAACCTTGGATCGTGCCAATTCCCGGAACAACAAAACAAAGCAGAATTAAAGAAAATATCGCCTCCACGGACATTCGTTTTGATGACGGAGCACGACAAAAAATAGCTGATGCTTTATCGCAGATTGAAATTGTTGGTGATAGATACTCAGCAGCTGAAAATAAACGCATCGGAAAGTAG
- a CDS encoding LXG domain-containing protein — protein MSRIDIGEIQAFLYQLRAANEPGRKTIQSIKAAVTKYVGDNSLKGKAVDASKNYYQMTYFPLCDAIIEAMDESEERLGQYIQDFHAEVDSSPDAKIDADGLYELGKMIDRIESKKEALAQRMNSGTEGQMQNYRSQLAIAYKQENILEKYLSFEQSHASFFDHLIDLVQAVQQTIRELQSNIQFNSQTGTYDLSKLNHATVSHMQQALNKARGIKEDIIKELQDYTVLAVVYLDSNGKEQVMWLLERDGLGVENAELKVYLEKNGKYLNPEDYSIITNEDLNKKINKAWRDGVYYLNGNKYDGLTGGILSTSAYVEAGKGFIDKSGLADVVLGLGLSTAAIRGSVTFGKKNKLKGYDYLDDLLGDLNNKVKIKKYDSAESVNKYWHQQNYDQPPYTPKTPVQDLELLVETKFVRVYDGGSSKLHGGWLMKAEDIKGLTPTQIKDKFALPNIPKFVGEVTLPKGSNIRMGEVNPLFENKGGGIQFDLKGQFIGEFKELGKISEWGGLK, from the coding sequence GTGAGTAGAATTGACATCGGAGAAATACAAGCTTTTTTATACCAGCTACGTGCAGCCAATGAACCAGGAAGGAAAACTATCCAATCTATCAAAGCGGCCGTGACAAAGTATGTGGGAGATAATAGTTTAAAAGGAAAAGCAGTTGATGCATCGAAAAATTATTATCAAATGACTTATTTCCCTCTCTGTGATGCAATAATCGAAGCTATGGACGAAAGTGAAGAAAGATTGGGGCAGTACATCCAAGATTTTCATGCCGAAGTTGATAGTTCACCAGATGCCAAAATCGATGCGGACGGTTTATATGAACTGGGTAAAATGATTGACCGAATAGAAAGCAAAAAAGAAGCTTTAGCACAGCGAATGAACAGTGGAACAGAAGGGCAAATGCAGAATTATCGTTCTCAGTTAGCTATTGCGTATAAACAGGAAAACATTCTCGAGAAATATTTGTCATTTGAACAAAGCCACGCTAGCTTTTTTGACCATTTGATTGACTTAGTTCAAGCAGTTCAGCAGACCATCCGCGAACTCCAGTCGAATATCCAGTTCAACAGCCAGACAGGCACTTACGATCTAAGTAAGCTGAATCACGCTACAGTGAGCCACATGCAACAAGCTTTAAATAAAGCACGAGGAATAAAAGAAGATATTATAAAAGAACTACAAGACTACACAGTGCTTGCAGTGGTATATTTAGATAGTAATGGAAAAGAACAGGTGATGTGGTTATTAGAGCGAGACGGCTTAGGAGTGGAGAATGCCGAACTTAAAGTCTATTTAGAAAAAAACGGAAAATATCTTAATCCAGAAGATTATTCGATTATTACTAATGAAGACTTGAATAAGAAAATCAATAAAGCTTGGCGAGATGGTGTTTATTATCTAAATGGTAACAAGTATGATGGACTAACTGGCGGTATTTTATCTACCTCGGCATATGTTGAAGCTGGGAAAGGGTTTATAGATAAGAGTGGGTTAGCGGATGTTGTGCTGGGGCTTGGGTTGAGTACGGCTGCGATTAGAGGGAGTGTGACATTTGGTAAGAAAAATAAACTGAAGGGTTATGATTATTTAGATGACCTGTTGGGCGATTTAAATAATAAAGTGAAAATAAAGAAGTATGACTCTGCTGAAAGTGTCAATAAATATTGGCATCAACAAAACTATGATCAACCTCCATATACACCTAAAACACCTGTCCAAGATTTAGAACTTTTGGTAGAAACTAAATTTGTCAGGGTATATGATGGGGGAAGTTCAAAACTACATGGTGGATGGCTTATGAAAGCAGAGGATATAAAAGGTTTAACACCGACTCAAATTAAAGATAAATTTGCATTACCTAATATACCCAAATTTGTTGGAGAAGTTACTTTGCCAAAAGGCAGCAATATCAGAATGGGAGAAGTAAATCCTCTTTTCGAAAATAAAGGTGGGGGTATACAATTTGATTTGAAAGGTCAATTCATTGGTGAATTTAAAGAACTCGGAAAAATCTCAGAATGGGGCGGATTAAAGTGA
- a CDS encoding MerR family transcriptional regulator, with product MAFSIGEFSELVGIPSSTLRFYEKEGLITPDRDKNNLRIYSEEDANWLKFLLHLKGAGLSVEELKQYTIWRAAGDSTISERLNMLKKKKVILEQEIEDLQKNLDTVVRKIGIYEEKVKTRRV from the coding sequence ATGGCTTTTTCTATCGGTGAATTTTCCGAACTAGTAGGCATTCCCAGTAGCACCCTTAGATTCTACGAAAAAGAAGGCTTAATAACCCCTGACCGCGACAAGAATAATTTGCGCATATACAGCGAAGAAGACGCCAATTGGCTAAAATTTTTACTGCACTTAAAAGGCGCCGGGTTATCGGTAGAAGAATTAAAGCAGTACACAATTTGGCGCGCAGCAGGAGACAGCACTATTTCCGAACGATTAAATATGTTAAAAAAGAAAAAGGTTATTTTGGAGCAAGAGATTGAAGACTTGCAGAAGAATTTGGATACAGTGGTTAGGAAGATTGGGATTTATGAAGAGAAGGTTAAGACTAGACGAGTTTAG